One Kosmotoga arenicorallina S304 genomic window carries:
- a CDS encoding Mrp/NBP35 family ATP-binding protein — MSQNPNNLAETLKKIRDNISGIKHKILVMSGKGGVGKSTVAVNLAAALADEGYKTGILDIDLHGPNIAKMLGLKEKPTVVEEQIFPPEVLPNLKIISMASFLEDDRPIIWRGPLKTSAIYQFLGDVAWGELDFLVIDAPPGTGDESLTILQTIPDVKPLMVTTPQEIAALDVKRALSFAKALNKKILGVVENMSYLKCPKCGEEIKLFGEGAGEKLSEDFSVPLLGKLPFDPQVVSNADNGKPIVTHMRNTELESAYRELVKNTLKFLEG, encoded by the coding sequence ATGTCTCAGAATCCGAACAATCTTGCGGAAACTTTGAAAAAGATTCGTGATAACATATCGGGAATAAAACATAAAATACTTGTGATGTCTGGAAAAGGTGGAGTTGGAAAATCCACTGTTGCCGTAAATCTCGCTGCGGCACTTGCCGATGAGGGCTATAAAACAGGAATCCTTGATATAGACCTTCACGGCCCAAATATCGCCAAAATGCTGGGTTTAAAGGAAAAACCAACTGTTGTGGAAGAACAGATATTCCCCCCCGAAGTACTTCCAAACCTGAAAATCATCTCTATGGCCAGTTTTCTTGAAGATGACAGACCAATTATCTGGAGAGGCCCCTTAAAAACTTCTGCTATTTACCAGTTTCTTGGTGACGTCGCATGGGGTGAACTCGACTTTCTGGTAATTGATGCACCTCCCGGAACCGGTGATGAATCGCTGACTATTTTGCAAACAATTCCGGATGTAAAGCCTTTAATGGTTACAACTCCCCAAGAAATCGCCGCTCTTGATGTGAAGAGGGCTCTCAGCTTTGCAAAAGCTCTCAACAAAAAGATTCTCGGAGTGGTTGAAAACATGTCTTATCTCAAATGTCCAAAATGCGGAGAAGAAATAAAACTCTTTGGTGAAGGTGCGGGAGAAAAGCTTTCAGAAGATTTTTCAGTTCCCCTGCTGGGAAAACTTCCTTTTGATCCGCAGGTAGTTTCAAATGCCGATAATGGAAAACCGATAGTGACTCATATGAGAAATACGGAATTAGAATCAGCATACCGAGAGCTTGTGAAAAACACTTTGAAATTTCTGGAGGGATAA
- the mtnA gene encoding S-methyl-5-thioribose-1-phosphate isomerase encodes MTLEWTGDAVIFIDQRKLPLEEVYVKCTNHFDTFTAIKDMIVRGAPAIGASAAFGYVLGAKEFRGELGSEKGIDHMKKVKEKLASSRPTAVNLFWALERMHKTFLENASSDNTIDILEKEALAIAFEDIEVNMAIGRNGSELLRDGDTVLTHCNAGALATVDYGTALGVIRAAVEAGKRISVFADETRPYLQGARLTAWELMKDGIDVTLISDNMAGWVMSQGKIDAVVVGADRIAANGDVANKIGTYSVAVLAQRHGIPFYVAAPLSTIDLSTPTGKEIPIEERSHKEITHVQGIQVAPHNVKCYNPAFDVTPWNLVTGIITEKGVVRPPYNVTLKNLFD; translated from the coding sequence ATGACTCTTGAATGGACGGGAGACGCTGTTATCTTCATAGACCAGAGAAAATTACCCCTGGAAGAAGTATACGTTAAATGTACAAATCATTTTGATACCTTTACTGCCATAAAGGATATGATAGTGAGGGGAGCTCCCGCAATTGGTGCAAGCGCTGCTTTTGGCTATGTTCTGGGGGCGAAGGAGTTTCGCGGAGAGCTCGGTAGCGAGAAAGGCATCGATCATATGAAAAAGGTTAAAGAAAAACTTGCTTCCAGTCGCCCGACAGCGGTAAACCTTTTCTGGGCACTTGAAAGGATGCATAAAACCTTTCTTGAAAACGCTTCTTCCGATAATACGATCGATATTCTTGAAAAAGAGGCTTTAGCCATCGCCTTTGAAGATATTGAAGTAAATATGGCTATTGGCAGAAATGGATCTGAGCTTCTTAGAGATGGCGATACCGTTTTGACACACTGTAACGCCGGAGCGCTCGCAACGGTAGATTATGGAACCGCTCTTGGAGTAATAAGAGCAGCCGTAGAAGCGGGAAAACGCATTTCAGTATTTGCCGATGAAACCAGGCCATATTTGCAGGGAGCAAGATTAACTGCCTGGGAGCTCATGAAAGATGGAATTGATGTAACGCTGATCTCAGACAATATGGCCGGCTGGGTGATGAGTCAGGGCAAGATAGACGCTGTTGTAGTGGGCGCTGATAGAATTGCTGCCAATGGGGACGTCGCAAACAAGATAGGAACGTATTCAGTTGCCGTCCTGGCTCAACGGCATGGAATTCCCTTTTACGTAGCAGCTCCGCTATCAACAATTGATTTATCAACTCCTACCGGAAAAGAAATTCCTATCGAAGAAAGAAGTCACAAAGAAATCACCCATGTTCAGGGCATTCAGGTTGCTCCACATAATGTGAAGTGTTACAATCCAGCTTTTGATGTCACTCCATGGAATTTGGTTACAGGTATCATAACGGAGAAAGGCGTTGTTCGCCCCCCGTATAACGTAACACTTAAAAATTTATTTGACTGA
- the pulA gene encoding type I pullulanase has product MKEFATIESSDTLLLYSKAKPRKLFVNGSEIPFTVKQQEGNLKLTLSKPRLDPFNNVEIVLENSSRVFAYPVGILEDKDFLYQKDLGYKLYESETKFKVWAPGPGEVFVEVFSLDDLANPLFSLTAFPQPNGLRVARISKNLSGYAYRFKIKRYGETLYAADPYAPFATVNGEFSYIYDPEKVKPRGWDEDKGPALNNPVDAILYELHIKDFSNSWTSGSRYPGKYRAFYEKAHDAPLKSGTCLDHITELGVTHVHLLPVHDFDSIDERDPVQYNWGYDPALFFVPEGSYSTNPHDPVIRVLEFRKLVQELHRKKLGVVLDVVFNHTYNTDTPFQKLVPYYYYRLTPDGGFSNGSGCGNELATERQMVRRYIISALKYWVKNYHIDGFRFDLMALLGKETMLSIERELKELRKDILLYGEPWAASHSTMKDKPFIKGEQKGVNIAVFNDELRNAVKGFTDDESKGFVTGSYDKKEEVMKGIIAEIEYSKTLSGFAKEPFEVVNYVSSHDNLTLIDKIHKSCPEEKFENKVRMAALAISIVLTSQGIPFLHAGSEMLRTKLLEENSYNSGTLINELNYNQKYIYADYYNYVRGLIELRKREKLFRLKTSNEIMEKLKFLPIDSPGLIVFTLNDGEKEILVAHNASKENQEVLIDSKEPWKVVVMDCKIDRDGIAEVSSAISVKPISTTIAIKNAGGE; this is encoded by the coding sequence ATGAAAGAATTTGCAACCATAGAAAGCTCTGATACTTTACTTCTGTACTCAAAAGCTAAACCCCGGAAGCTTTTCGTAAATGGTTCAGAGATTCCTTTTACAGTAAAACAACAGGAAGGTAATTTAAAACTCACGCTGAGCAAACCGAGACTGGACCCTTTTAATAACGTTGAAATTGTGTTGGAGAATTCCAGCAGGGTATTTGCTTACCCCGTTGGTATTCTTGAAGATAAAGATTTCTTATATCAAAAAGATCTTGGCTATAAACTGTATGAATCAGAGACTAAATTTAAAGTCTGGGCACCGGGTCCTGGTGAAGTTTTCGTTGAAGTGTTTTCTCTTGATGATTTAGCGAATCCCCTTTTTAGCCTTACCGCTTTTCCTCAACCCAATGGGCTGAGAGTTGCCAGAATATCAAAAAACCTCTCGGGATATGCATATCGTTTCAAAATAAAAAGGTATGGAGAAACACTCTATGCAGCTGATCCTTATGCACCCTTTGCAACGGTAAACGGCGAATTTTCGTACATATACGATCCTGAAAAAGTTAAACCGCGGGGATGGGATGAGGATAAAGGCCCGGCACTTAACAATCCCGTTGATGCCATTCTGTATGAACTGCACATAAAAGATTTTTCGAACTCCTGGACATCGGGGTCAAGGTATCCGGGAAAATATAGAGCTTTCTATGAAAAAGCTCATGATGCCCCTCTGAAATCCGGGACATGCCTTGACCATATTACAGAGCTCGGAGTGACCCATGTACATCTGTTGCCAGTTCATGATTTTGACAGCATCGACGAAAGAGATCCGGTGCAGTACAACTGGGGATATGATCCGGCGCTGTTTTTTGTGCCGGAAGGCTCATATTCTACCAATCCCCATGACCCTGTTATTAGGGTTCTTGAATTCAGGAAGCTTGTACAGGAATTGCACCGAAAAAAATTAGGAGTTGTGCTAGATGTTGTGTTCAATCACACATATAACACCGATACCCCCTTTCAAAAACTCGTCCCCTATTATTACTACCGCCTAACACCAGATGGAGGCTTTTCAAACGGTTCTGGTTGCGGAAATGAACTGGCAACGGAAAGGCAAATGGTAAGGCGGTATATTATAAGTGCCCTAAAATATTGGGTCAAAAACTACCATATAGATGGATTTAGATTTGACTTAATGGCTTTGTTGGGGAAAGAAACCATGCTATCCATTGAAAGGGAACTCAAAGAGCTAAGAAAGGACATTTTGCTTTATGGCGAACCCTGGGCTGCGTCACACTCTACAATGAAAGACAAACCCTTTATCAAGGGCGAGCAAAAAGGAGTCAATATAGCTGTTTTCAACGATGAGCTCAGAAACGCTGTGAAAGGATTTACCGATGACGAAAGCAAGGGATTTGTAACAGGTTCCTACGACAAAAAAGAGGAAGTAATGAAAGGTATTATAGCAGAAATTGAATACTCTAAAACACTTTCAGGCTTTGCAAAAGAGCCTTTTGAAGTGGTGAATTATGTTTCATCCCACGACAATCTTACTTTAATAGACAAAATTCATAAAAGTTGTCCAGAAGAAAAGTTCGAAAATAAAGTCAGGATGGCAGCTCTGGCCATTTCAATAGTGCTGACCTCACAGGGTATTCCCTTCTTACACGCGGGATCAGAAATGCTTCGCACCAAATTATTAGAGGAAAATAGCTATAACTCGGGAACGTTGATCAACGAACTGAATTACAACCAAAAATACATTTACGCAGATTATTACAATTATGTCAGAGGGTTAATTGAACTCCGCAAACGGGAAAAGCTATTCAGGCTCAAAACCAGCAATGAAATAATGGAAAAGTTAAAATTCTTACCGATAGATTCACCCGGTTTAATCGTCTTTACATTGAACGATGGAGAAAAGGAAATTCTTGTGGCGCATAACGCTTCAAAAGAAAACCAGGAAGTACTCATTGACTCCAAAGAGCCTTGGAAAGTCGTTGTAATGGATTGTAAAATTGACCGGGACGGAATTGCTGAAGTTTCCAGTGCAATTTCAGTTAAACCAATTTCAACTACTATTGCAATAAAAAATGCAGGAGGGGAATGA